In the Clostridium cellulovorans 743B genome, TTCAGAAACTTTTATTGATTTGTCTACTGTAGAGTCAATTCTGCCTGTCAGCTGAATTTCAGAATCTGGAGCTTCATCTAAATTTTTAACTTTTTCCATAAAATCATCAGAGAATCTAACAGAATTATTACCATTTTGGCCTGAAACTGTTTCATAAGCTTCTCCATCAAAGGAAATATCATAGCCCATCTTTCCAAGATCTCTTACCTTTTGCTCTTCTTTAGCCTTCCAAGTTATGAAGTCCATAATTTCTGGATGAGAAGAATCTAAGATAACCATTTTTGCTGCTCTTCTTGTAGTACCTCCTGATTTTATAGCTCCAGCATTTCTATCTAAGCCTTTAAGAAAACTCATGACCCCAGAAGAAACTCCACCACCGGACAATTTTTCCCCTTTAGCTCTAATAGTGGAGAAGTTTGTTCCACAACCAGAGCCGCCTTTAAATAATCTAGTTTCTGTTTCAAATTGCTGAGATATAGAATGATTTCCAAGTAATTTATCTTCAATAGATAAGATAAAGCAAGCAGAGGCTTGTGTTCTTGTGTATGCGTCATCGCTTTGTACAACTTTTTTTAGATGTTCATCGTAGTAGTAGCTTCCTGTTGAGTTGCCTTTTATATCATAAGCATCAGAAAGACCTGTATTAAACCATTGTGGAGAATTTGGTGCAACCATTTGTGCTAGAATACAGTAGACCATTTCATCATAGAAAATACTTTTTTCTTCGTCAGTGGTAATAATTTTTTCATCAATGAGGGCACGAGTCCAAAAGGATACTAATCTATGAGCGACTTGTCTCATGGAGTTTTCATATCCAAATTCATTTGGAATCCCACTTCTTCTAAAATATTTCGAGGCTATAATATCACAGGCACTTTGAGAATAATTCACAGGAAATTCTAGATTTCTCATATCAACTATGGACTTGCCAGTTTTATAATCCTTTAATAGAACGTCAACTTTTTTCCATTCAAATAAATCGTAAACAGTCATAGTATCAGTTAATTGTTTTGTAAAATGTCTCTTAATTATTTCCATAATTCTACCTCCGAGATTCTTTGGACTTGTGGCTAATATGGTAATTACTATGTAAACCACTTGAAAAATATAACACAAGAAACAGGATAATTATTATTCCATAAGAGTTATTATAATTCATAAAAGGATAAAAGTCCACCGAAAATGTATATTTTAATATTAAATTATTATTTAGCTTTTGGCAATATCATATGATAATATAGAGTTTAGTTAAATAAGATTATTAAGCTTTAAATAAATGTTCTTAAATGCTTACATATAAATATAATATCTTATTGGTTTTAAGAATTTATAAAATTTTTTGCATATTATTCCTCAATGATTTGAAATTAACTATGTTAAAAAGCATATAAAGTATGTTATATTTAAAGTAGAGCATTTATATTTTTAATCCGTAAGTAGAATTAAATAATAATTACGGTCGTTAAAAAAAATAAAAGGTGGGAGAAAAAATGGAAATATCGAGAGTAAATAGAGGAAGCTCTGTTAAACAAGAAAAAGTAGTGAATAATTCAAAAAAAGACTTTTCCCAAAGTTTTTCTTTTGCTAGAGAACGTAAAAATGAGCAACAGCTTAAAGAAATGCTTGATGATATAAGAAAAAAAGGCAGCCGCCTTGCTATAACAAAATCCTTTGCTGATGTAAGAGCATATAAGAGATTGATAAAAGACTACCTTCAGCAAGTTATGGATTATATGTATGAAATTAAAAAGGACATAAGCTTTTGGCAAACTCAATATTTTATAACTGTTGATATAATAGATGCCAAGCTTCAAGAACTAACAGAATTGCTTATGAATCAAGAAGGCGAAAATATTAATGTTGCGGCAAGAGTTGATGAAATTCAAGGTTTAATATTGGATATTTATAAATAGGTTATAAAATAATATGTGAATCATTAGACTGCAAAGTATTAGCGAGATATACATGGTTGAAAGAAATGTTAAAATAGAAGTAGATTAGAAAACCTCTGGAAAGTATTTAAGGTATTTTCCAGAGGTTTAATTTTAGATTACATCCACGTGTTATAGCTTGCGTCACTAGGCATTCTTAAGTCACCTCTTGGAGAAACACTAATAGTTCCTACTTTTGGTCCATCAGGAAGAGCTGAACGCTTAAATTGTTGAGTAAAGAATCTAAATATAAATTTGTCAAGCCATTTTGTTATTTCATCATCAGTGTATTTATCTTTAAATGCAACTTTCGCAAGGAAATGAATTTTTTCTCTTTCAGCACCTTGACGCATAAAGTAGTATAAGAAGAAGTCATGAAGCTCATAAGGTCCTACAATATCCTCAGTCTTTTGTGCTATTTTACCGTCCTTATCTTTAGGAAGTAATTCAGGACTCACAGGGGTATCCAAGATATCTAAAAGGATTTTGCGTATATTATCATTACTTAAGTGATCTGCAACATAGCGTACTAGGTATCGTACTAAGGTTTTTGGAACAGAAGTATTAACAGAGTACATTGACATGTGATCACCATTATATGTACAAAAACCAAGAGCTAGTTCAGATAAGTCACCAGTTCCTATTAATAAGCCACCTTCTTTATTTGCCAAGTCCATAAGAATTTGTGTTCTTTCTCTTGCTTGAACATTTTCATAAGTAACGTCATGTATACTTGGGTCATGACCAATATCACTAAAGTGTTGAAGAGCTGCTGCAACTATATTTATTTCTCTAAAGGTAGTCCCTAGACCTTTACATAAATCAATAGCATTATTATAGGTTCTATCGGTGGTTCCAAAGCCAGGCATTGTTATAGTTATTATATTCTCCATAGGTATATTTAAGAGTTCAAAAGTTCGCACAATAACTAATAATGCTAATGTAGAATCTAAACCACCAGAAATACCAATAATTGCTTTTTTTAGATTTGTATGTTCAATTCTTTTAGCCAAACCAGCTGCTTGGATATTTAGGATTTCAGTACATCTTTCTTTCATTTCCTTTGGATTCCCAGGAACAAAAGGATGTGGATTTATGTATCTATCAAAAGTACCAAAGTCTAAAGATTTATAGCTAAAGTTTATTTCTTTAAAATCTAAGTCTAAAACCTTTGAATTATCTCTAAAACTTATATTTTTAAGACGCTCAGTGTTAAGCTTATCTAAGTCGATTATAGCAGATATGATTTCATTATCTCTTTGGAATCTTTTATTCTCTTTTAAAAGTGAAGCGTTTTCTGAGATAAGTAGATGACCGCCAAAAAGTATATCTGTGGATGATTCATGAACACCAGAAGAGGAATATATGTAAGAACAAATACATCTACCACTCTGATTTTCAACAAGGTTTCTCCTATAGTTAGCTTTTCCGATGATTTCATTAGAGGCAGATAAATTTCCTATTATATTTGCCCCACCTAAAGCAAGATAGGAACTAGGAGGTATTGTTACCCATAAGTCCTCGCATATCTCAAAACCAAAGGAAGCTGAGCCACATTTAAATATTAAGTCAGTTCCAAGTGGAATATTCTTTTGGAAAGGTAAATCTATCAATTTGCTCTTAAGATCAATCCCTTCTGAGAACCATCGTTTTTCATAGAATTCAGAATAATTCGGTATGTAGCTTTTAGGTACTATTCCGAGGATTTTTCCTTCAAATATAACAAAACAACAATTTAAAAGCCTACTTTTATATAAAAAAGGAGAGCCTACTGCTACCAAAATGTCTTTATTCTTTGACGCTTCTATTAGTTTTTCTATGTAAGTTAATGCTTGACTAATTAACGTATTGTGAGTAAAAAGATCTCCACAAGTATATGAAGTCAAAGCTAATTCTGGGAAAACTATTGCTTTTGAATTTTCTGCTGCTGCTGATTCTATACAATGAACTATTTCTTCGTAATTATATTTTATATCTCCAACTTTTGTAACGGGACAAGCTGAAGAAACTTTTATGAAGTTCATGGCAAAATCTCCTTTCTAACCAATTAACTTTTATACATAGTATATACTTCATTGGAATAAAATTATAGGGTTATTTTATCAAAATCTATAAAAAACAGAGCAAATATGAGAAAAAACAAGATGCTGAATGGAATAAAGTGTTAAGTGGTTACAAATAACCTATAATAGCAAGAAAAGAAACTTTTAATTTAAATGAAATCAGTGTAGTATATAGTAAAGATTATTTATAATAATATTCTGAGTTGAGAGTATTATCCAAGAGTTGTATTTATAGTTATGAGAGGGGGGAGTTTTATGGTGATGTTTTGGATTGGTATATTAGTTGTTTGCGTATTAGTAGATTTATTAACAAGTAACTTTCTTTTTATATGGATTGGGTTTGGAGCTATAGCAGCACTTGTTTGTGAAATATTGGGGCTTTCAATCCCAGTTCAAATAATAGCAGGTGTTATTGTAAGTTCCATATCTACAGCAGTAGGATATCCACTATCTAAAAAGTTGTTGAAAAAAACTGTAAAGAAGACTTTGACACAAGAAGAGAATTATATTGGTCAAAAGTTTAAAGCTATTGAAGATATAACTGATGAAGGTAAGATTAGTTTAAATGGAGCCTATTGGCGAGCAAAGAACATAGGAGAAAAAATATTTAAAGATGAATATTTTGAAGTGATAGATATACAAGGTAATAAAATTATAATAAAGAAATATGTTTAATAATGAAGAGAAAACTAAAAAGGTAAGAATACCTAAAAATATTGGGAAATAAATAGGAGGAATGAAAAATGGCAGGGATAGTGATTTTTTCGGTGATTGCATTAATAGCATTAATAGTATTAATAGCAAATATTAAGATTGTAAATACAGGATATGTATTCGTAGTTGAAAGGTTAGGTCAATTCCATAGGATACTTGAGCCAGGTTGGCATGTTACAATTCCATTTATTGATTTTGTAAGAAAGAAGATATCTACTAAGCAACAAATAATAGATATAGAACCCCAAAATGTTATTACAAAGGATAATGTTAAAATTTCTATTGATAATGTTATATTCTATAAAATTATGAATCCTAAGGATGCTGTATACAATATAGAAAGATTTACAGATGGTATTATTTATTCTACAATAACAAATATGAGAAATATTGTTGGAGATATGACCCTTGATGAAGTCTTATCAGGAAGGGATAGAATAAATACAAGGTTATTAGAAATCATAGATGAAGTTACTGATGCATATGGAATAAAAATTTTATCTGTTGAAATTAAAAACATAATTCCACCACTAGAAATTCAACAAGCAATGGAAAAACAAATGAAAGCTGAACGTGATAAGAGAGCTGCTATTCTTCAAGCAGAAGGTGCAAAACAAAGTGAGATTGCTAGAGCAGAGGGTGAGAAACAAGCTGTAATTCTCCAAGCAGAAGCAGAAAAGGAATCCAATATAAGAAGAGCAGAAGGCTTAAGAGAATCTCAACTTTTAGAAGCAGAAGGTAAAGCAAGGGCTATTGAAAAAGTTGCGGAGGCACAAGCTAAGGCAATTGGTATGGTGAATGAAGCTATAATAAAATCAGGAACTAATGAAACTGTAATAGCATTAAAACAAATTGAAGCATTAACAGAAATGGCTAAAAATCCAGCTAACAAGCTTGTAATTCCTAGCGAAGCTATTTCTTCACTTGGAAATATTGCAGCTATAGCTGAAACTATAAAAATGAGTAAATAAAAATAACAGAAGAAGCTATGAGGGTCGGTTTTATAGGACAGACCCTCTAAATTATTGTAGAAATAAAAATATTCAGTTTTTATTATGAAATAATTGAGAAAAAGAGGAATTTAGCAATGAATGGTAGAAATAAATATTAATGGTGTATTATAATAATAATACGTGATGTGAAATAATAGCTTTTAGAACTATTGAAAATATATTGGGAGGATCATATATGAAGATATTAATGTTATCATGGGAATTTCCACCTAAGAATATTGGAGGACTTTCCACTCATGTCAATCATCTATCACATGCTCTTGCAAAACTTGGACATGAGGTGCATGTTGTAACTTGTGAAGAAGGCACTGCTCCAGTAAAGGAATTAAATAATAATGTATATGTACATAGGGTATCACCTTATAATATATCTACAGATGATTTTGTTAAATGGGTTATGCATTTGAATTTTGCTATGGTCGAAGAAGGTTATAGGATTGTACAGCAATATGGAAAAATGGATTTAATTCATGCACATGATTGGCTTACAACATATGCAGCAAAAACTCTAAAATGGTCATTATCCATTCCAATAGTTTCTACTATTCATGCTACAGAAGCCGGCAGGAATGGCGGGATAAGAACTGAGATGCAAAGATATATATCAAATACAGAATGCTTATTAGCAGATGAATCAAGTAAACTTATTACTTGTAGTAATTATATGAAAAATCAAGTAATGGAATCTCTAAGGGCTAAAGAAGAGAGAACAGTTGTAATAGCTAATGGGGTATCGGAAATTGATTCTGCAATAGAGTTCGATAAGATATCATTTAAAAGAAACTATGCACAGGATTATGAAAAAATAGTTCTTTTTGTGGGAAGACATGTATATGAAAAAGGACTTCATTTACTTATAGAAGCAGCCCCTAGAATTGTTGATGAATATAGAGATGCTAAGTTTGTCATCACTGGACATGGACCGATAACAGAAGATTTGAAGGAGAGAGTAAATCATACGATTATTAAAGATAAGATTTTATTTACAGGATATATTGATGATGAAACGAGAGATAAGCTGTATAGAATTGCGGATGTAGCTGTATTTCCTTCATTATATGAACCTTTTGGCATTGTATCTTTAGAAGCTATGGCAGCAGGCTGTCCTGTTGTAGTATCAGATACTGGTGGATTACGTGAGATAATTGATCATGGTCATAACGGTTTGAAGATGTTAAATGGATCTTCCAATAGTTTGAAAGATAATGTAGTTGAGATTCTTAAAAATCAAGGACTTTGTGATTATATTAAGGAGAATGCATTAAAGGATGTAAAAGAAATATATTCATGGTCAAAGATTGGAGAACTTACTGTAAATTTATATAAAGATCTAATTCCAAAATATAAAGACACATTATGGGCATCAGATCAATTAGATAAACAAGAAAAAGAAGAAAATATAGTTACTGAAAAGACAGTTATAGAAAGTACTGAACTTGTGGAAAATGTTGCAGTCGAGGAAGGAACTAAAAAAGAGGAAGAAAAGGTTTCTCCAAAAAATTCTGAGGTAAAAAAAGAAAATGACAAAGTTGCGGAAATGAGTAATAAAGAAGAAAAAAATGTTGAAGAAAAGAAAGCAGAAGATCAGTTAAAGGTAAATGATATAACAATTGAAGTGGCAAGTAAACCTAAAACAACGCCTGGCAAAAAAAGGCAGACTACTAAAAAAGCTACTGCAAGCACAAGGACAAGAACTTCAAAGGCTAAAGCCACTGAGCAAAAGAAACCTAATGTAATAAGTAAAGAGAAAATTCAGGAAAACTTTAGTGATAAAGTTACTGTATCAATAAAAACTGTAGCTGTAGATAATTCTGATGATAAAAATAAAGAAGTAAAAAAATCTATTGATACGGACAGCGAATAACCCGCTTAAAAAAGAAATGATAATATAAACAGGGAAGCTAGAATTAGTAATCACAGTTCTAGCTTCCCTATATTAGTTAACTAACTAAATCTTTTTCAACCATCACATATTTAGGTAGTCCATTTTTTGTATCTAAGTTTGGAATTCCTTGGATTAATGGACGTATATAATTTATGGCTTTTTCATTAACATGATTTCCTTCAGTATTTATCCAATCAGTTGGCACATATTTAATTTTATTAGCCACTTGTTTAACATCAACTAATTCTGTGTCATATAAATAAGGAGTTTCGTTTACTCTTTTAATTCCAACCATCTTACCAGTAGCTCCACTAATGGAGAAAGAAACAGCAGATCTTCCAACTGTATGAGCTTCTTCAAGGTCAGTTAATGAAGCACAATGCATAGCGCATCTTTGCATAACTCCAAGTTCTAAGGTTTTAACTCTATTGGTTATTCCAGCGTTTATTATAAGCTCTTTCAAAACATTTCCTACTCCACCTAGCTGATTATGACCAAAATTATCATGAT is a window encoding:
- a CDS encoding YaaR family protein — translated: MEISRVNRGSSVKQEKVVNNSKKDFSQSFSFARERKNEQQLKEMLDDIRKKGSRLAITKSFADVRAYKRLIKDYLQQVMDYMYEIKKDISFWQTQYFITVDIIDAKLQELTELLMNQEGENINVAARVDEIQGLILDIYK
- a CDS encoding NAD(+) synthase — protein: MNFIKVSSACPVTKVGDIKYNYEEIVHCIESAAAENSKAIVFPELALTSYTCGDLFTHNTLISQALTYIEKLIEASKNKDILVAVGSPFLYKSRLLNCCFVIFEGKILGIVPKSYIPNYSEFYEKRWFSEGIDLKSKLIDLPFQKNIPLGTDLIFKCGSASFGFEICEDLWVTIPPSSYLALGGANIIGNLSASNEIIGKANYRRNLVENQSGRCICSYIYSSSGVHESSTDILFGGHLLISENASLLKENKRFQRDNEIISAIIDLDKLNTERLKNISFRDNSKVLDLDFKEINFSYKSLDFGTFDRYINPHPFVPGNPKEMKERCTEILNIQAAGLAKRIEHTNLKKAIIGISGGLDSTLALLVIVRTFELLNIPMENIITITMPGFGTTDRTYNNAIDLCKGLGTTFREINIVAAALQHFSDIGHDPSIHDVTYENVQARERTQILMDLANKEGGLLIGTGDLSELALGFCTYNGDHMSMYSVNTSVPKTLVRYLVRYVADHLSNDNIRKILLDILDTPVSPELLPKDKDGKIAQKTEDIVGPYELHDFFLYYFMRQGAEREKIHFLAKVAFKDKYTDDEITKWLDKFIFRFFTQQFKRSALPDGPKVGTISVSPRGDLRMPSDASYNTWM
- a CDS encoding NfeD family protein, translating into MVMFWIGILVVCVLVDLLTSNFLFIWIGFGAIAALVCEILGLSIPVQIIAGVIVSSISTAVGYPLSKKLLKKTVKKTLTQEENYIGQKFKAIEDITDEGKISLNGAYWRAKNIGEKIFKDEYFEVIDIQGNKIIIKKYV
- a CDS encoding SPFH domain-containing protein; this encodes MAGIVIFSVIALIALIVLIANIKIVNTGYVFVVERLGQFHRILEPGWHVTIPFIDFVRKKISTKQQIIDIEPQNVITKDNVKISIDNVIFYKIMNPKDAVYNIERFTDGIIYSTITNMRNIVGDMTLDEVLSGRDRINTRLLEIIDEVTDAYGIKILSVEIKNIIPPLEIQQAMEKQMKAERDKRAAILQAEGAKQSEIARAEGEKQAVILQAEAEKESNIRRAEGLRESQLLEAEGKARAIEKVAEAQAKAIGMVNEAIIKSGTNETVIALKQIEALTEMAKNPANKLVIPSEAISSLGNIAAIAETIKMSK
- a CDS encoding glycosyltransferase family 4 protein, which codes for MKILMLSWEFPPKNIGGLSTHVNHLSHALAKLGHEVHVVTCEEGTAPVKELNNNVYVHRVSPYNISTDDFVKWVMHLNFAMVEEGYRIVQQYGKMDLIHAHDWLTTYAAKTLKWSLSIPIVSTIHATEAGRNGGIRTEMQRYISNTECLLADESSKLITCSNYMKNQVMESLRAKEERTVVIANGVSEIDSAIEFDKISFKRNYAQDYEKIVLFVGRHVYEKGLHLLIEAAPRIVDEYRDAKFVITGHGPITEDLKERVNHTIIKDKILFTGYIDDETRDKLYRIADVAVFPSLYEPFGIVSLEAMAAGCPVVVSDTGGLREIIDHGHNGLKMLNGSSNSLKDNVVEILKNQGLCDYIKENALKDVKEIYSWSKIGELTVNLYKDLIPKYKDTLWASDQLDKQEKEENIVTEKTVIESTELVENVAVEEGTKKEEEKVSPKNSEVKKENDKVAEMSNKEEKNVEEKKAEDQLKVNDITIEVASKPKTTPGKKRQTTKKATASTRTRTSKAKATEQKKPNVISKEKIQENFSDKVTVSIKTVAVDNSDDKNKEVKKSIDTDSE